The following proteins are co-located in the Paenibacillus sp. FSL H8-0079 genome:
- the noc gene encoding nucleoid occlusion protein produces the protein MKEQFSKLFGLAERNNGDEIKQIPVNEIVSSPYQPRTIFDDDKIDELLQTIKTHGVIQPIVVRVRNGSYEIIAGERRWRAVRKLGLDTIPAIVREFNDSQAASIALIENLQREGLTSIEEAVAYQKLIDLHQLTQESLAQRLGKSQSTIANKIRLLQLPEGIKAALMERKISERHARALLSLDTEELQMKLLGEIIEKELNVKQTEARVAFYKESSKIKKSRRVSFTKDVRLALNTIRQSIDMVTGSGLDIKTKEADHEDHYEIVIHIPKRK, from the coding sequence ATGAAAGAACAATTTTCGAAGTTGTTTGGTTTGGCGGAGCGCAATAACGGAGATGAGATCAAACAGATTCCGGTTAATGAAATTGTGAGCAGCCCATATCAACCCCGTACTATTTTTGATGATGATAAAATTGATGAGTTGTTGCAGACGATCAAAACACATGGCGTAATTCAGCCTATTGTCGTTCGCGTGCGAAATGGATCATATGAGATTATTGCCGGGGAACGTCGCTGGCGTGCAGTTCGAAAACTGGGTTTGGATACGATTCCAGCCATTGTGCGTGAATTCAACGACTCTCAGGCCGCATCCATTGCATTGATTGAGAACTTGCAGCGTGAAGGATTGACCTCCATTGAAGAAGCCGTCGCTTATCAGAAACTGATCGACTTGCATCAACTGACACAGGAAAGTCTTGCACAACGACTCGGCAAAAGCCAGTCAACCATCGCCAACAAAATTCGGTTGTTACAGCTTCCGGAAGGCATTAAGGCTGCATTGATGGAACGCAAAATTTCTGAACGGCATGCAAGAGCATTACTTTCTCTCGATACGGAAGAACTGCAGATGAAGTTGCTCGGTGAGATTATTGAAAAAGAATTGAATGTGAAACAGACAGAGGCACGTGTGGCCTTTTACAAGGAATCTTCCAAGATTAAAAAATCTAGACGTGTTTCCTTTACTAAGGACGTAAGACTTGCACTTAATACAATTCGCCAATCCATTGATATGGTAACTGGCTCTGGTCTGGACATCAAAACAAAAGAAGCAGACCATGAGGATCATTACGAGATCGTTATCCATATTCCAAAACGCAAATAA
- the rsmG gene encoding 16S rRNA (guanine(527)-N(7))-methyltransferase RsmG, whose translation MDDIQQQLQRRLKKHGLELGELQLEQFELYYQELVSWNEKMNLTGITDREQVYTKHFYDSVSLAFYTDMTKVIKLADIGSGAGFPGLPLKICFPHIELTIIDSLNKRIGFLQHVVDILGLTDVELVHGRAEEIGRKEGYRDSYDLVTARAVAKLAVLNEFCLPFVRKGGMFAAMKGGDPREEMKEAEFSFNQLKGRVKAVHPFQLPVEESERHIILIQKFDKTPYKYPRKPGTPMKTPLV comes from the coding sequence ATGGACGATATTCAACAGCAACTGCAGCGGCGCTTAAAGAAACATGGATTAGAGCTGGGCGAACTCCAGTTGGAGCAATTCGAACTGTATTATCAGGAACTGGTATCCTGGAATGAAAAGATGAATCTGACGGGCATAACGGATCGGGAGCAAGTATATACCAAGCATTTCTATGATTCGGTATCGCTGGCTTTTTATACTGACATGACCAAAGTGATTAAGCTTGCTGACATTGGATCAGGAGCGGGTTTTCCGGGATTGCCCCTGAAAATCTGTTTCCCACACATCGAGCTGACGATCATAGACTCATTGAATAAACGTATTGGTTTTCTACAGCATGTGGTAGATATCCTTGGCCTGACAGACGTGGAGTTGGTCCATGGACGTGCTGAAGAGATCGGACGCAAAGAAGGGTATCGTGACAGTTACGATCTCGTTACGGCGCGTGCAGTAGCCAAGCTGGCTGTACTGAATGAATTCTGTCTTCCGTTTGTTCGCAAAGGTGGAATGTTCGCTGCGATGAAGGGCGGAGACCCACGTGAGGAAATGAAGGAAGCGGAGTTTAGCTTCAATCAGCTGAAAGGACGGGTAAAAGCTGTTCACCCTTTCCAACTGCCGGTTGAAGAATCAGAGCGCCATATCATCCTGATCCAGAAATTTGATAAGACACCTTATAAGTATCCGCGTAAGCCAGGCACTCCAATGAAGACTCCACTGGTATAG
- the mnmG gene encoding tRNA uridine-5-carboxymethylaminomethyl(34) synthesis enzyme MnmG, which produces MAFDGGSYDVIVVGAGHAGVESALAAARMGSKTLMITINLDMVAFMPCNPSIGGPAKGHVVREIDALGGEMGRNIDKTFIQMRMLNTGKGPAVHALRAQADKFSYQHKMKETMENERNLTMRQGMVDRLVVEDGKCVGVVTQTGTEYRAKAVVLTTGTYLRGKVIMGELMYESGPNNQQPSLKLSEHLRELGFDLVRFKTGTPPRVHKDTIDFSKTEIQPGDDEPKFFSYETESSDNEQLPCWLTYTSVETHQIINDNLHRAPMFSGVIEGTGPRYCPSIEDKIVRFSDKPKHQIFLEPEGKNTSEYYVQGLSTSLPEDVQLAVLRSIPGMEKVEMMRNGYAIEYDAMVPTQLWPSLETKRLPGLFTAGQINGTSGYEEAAGQGVMAGINAARKVQDKEPIVLDRSQGYIGVLIDDLVTKGTNEPYRLLTSRAEYRLLLRHDNADMRLTAIGHDIGLIPEERYAKFLDKKAKVEQEVARLKVAKARPVEVNAKLEEYGSTPIQDGSTLLTLLRRPELGYELIEQLSPSEVELTADMKEQVEIQIKYAGYIEKQLIHVERLQKMEKKKIPDTIVYDEIHGLAMEAKQKLTTIRPISIGQASRIAGVTPADISILLVYLEHYNRVTAARGQ; this is translated from the coding sequence ATGGCTTTTGATGGCGGCAGTTATGATGTAATCGTCGTTGGTGCAGGACATGCTGGTGTGGAATCCGCGCTGGCCGCAGCCCGTATGGGGTCCAAAACACTAATGATTACAATCAATCTGGATATGGTGGCCTTTATGCCTTGTAACCCATCCATTGGGGGACCGGCTAAAGGACATGTTGTGCGTGAGATTGATGCACTTGGTGGAGAAATGGGACGGAATATCGATAAGACCTTTATTCAGATGCGGATGCTTAACACGGGTAAAGGGCCTGCTGTTCACGCGCTTCGTGCTCAGGCAGATAAATTCTCCTACCAGCATAAAATGAAGGAAACGATGGAGAATGAACGTAATCTGACCATGCGTCAGGGGATGGTTGATCGACTGGTCGTTGAAGACGGAAAGTGTGTAGGAGTCGTGACTCAGACCGGAACAGAGTATCGGGCCAAAGCAGTCGTTCTAACGACAGGCACATACTTGCGCGGTAAAGTAATTATGGGTGAGTTGATGTATGAGAGTGGACCGAACAATCAACAACCATCTCTTAAATTGTCAGAGCATCTGCGTGAACTGGGCTTCGATCTGGTTCGTTTCAAAACAGGTACACCTCCACGTGTGCATAAGGATACGATTGATTTTAGCAAAACCGAAATTCAGCCTGGTGATGATGAGCCGAAGTTCTTTTCCTATGAAACAGAATCTTCCGATAATGAGCAACTGCCTTGCTGGTTGACGTATACATCTGTGGAAACACATCAGATTATTAATGATAATCTGCATCGTGCACCGATGTTTTCGGGTGTGATTGAAGGGACTGGACCGCGTTACTGTCCATCCATTGAAGATAAAATTGTCCGGTTTAGCGACAAACCGAAACATCAGATTTTCCTGGAGCCGGAAGGCAAAAATACATCGGAGTATTATGTGCAGGGGCTATCTACGAGTCTGCCAGAAGATGTTCAGCTTGCGGTTCTGCGCTCGATTCCAGGTATGGAAAAAGTAGAAATGATGCGTAACGGTTATGCAATTGAATACGATGCGATGGTGCCTACACAATTGTGGCCGTCACTTGAAACCAAACGTCTGCCAGGTCTGTTCACAGCGGGTCAGATTAACGGTACTTCGGGTTATGAAGAAGCGGCTGGACAAGGCGTTATGGCCGGCATTAATGCAGCACGCAAAGTACAAGACAAAGAGCCGATTGTGCTTGATCGTTCGCAAGGATATATTGGTGTGCTGATTGATGATCTGGTAACAAAGGGTACGAATGAACCTTATCGTCTGTTGACTTCACGTGCCGAGTATCGCCTGTTGCTTCGCCATGATAATGCAGACATGCGTTTGACGGCAATCGGACATGACATTGGCCTGATCCCTGAAGAGCGTTATGCGAAATTCCTGGATAAAAAGGCGAAAGTCGAGCAGGAAGTCGCGCGTCTGAAAGTGGCTAAAGCTCGCCCAGTTGAAGTGAACGCAAAGCTGGAAGAGTACGGATCTACACCTATTCAGGATGGAAGTACGTTGCTTACCTTGCTGCGTCGCCCGGAGCTGGGGTATGAACTGATTGAACAGCTCTCACCATCTGAGGTAGAACTGACAGCAGATATGAAAGAACAAGTGGAAATACAAATTAAATATGCGGGTTATATTGAGAAACAATTGATCCACGTGGAACGTTTGCAAAAGATGGAGAAAAAGAAAATTCCGGACACCATCGTATATGATGAGATTCATGGTCTTGCTATGGAAGCCAAGCAGAAGCTCACTACGATTCGTCCAATCTCGATTGGTCAGGCTTCTCGTATTGCTGGAGTTACTCCTGCCGACATCTCCATTCTGCTGGTCTACCTGGAGCATTATAACCGTGTAACCGCAGCAAGGGGACAATAA
- the mnmE gene encoding tRNA uridine-5-carboxymethylaminomethyl(34) synthesis GTPase MnmE has translation MFSDTITAISTAVGEAGIAVIRVSGPEAVSETEKIFRSKTPLTQAASHTVHYGHIIDPASGEKIEEVLVTVMRAPRSFTTEDVVEISAHGGVVSVKRVMDLLLQLDIRLAEPGEFTKRAFLNGRIDLSQAEGVMDLIRSKSDRAFSVALKQVEGKLSSKLRDLRYTLVETLAHIEVNIDYPEHDVESLTSDFIKEKSSQVMTEIDKLLTTAEQGKILREGITTAIVGRPNVGKSSLMNTLAQDNRAIVTDIPGTTRDVIEEFITINNIPLKLLDTAGIRETMDVVEKIGVERSRSAVSEADLILMVVNAAEPLHPDEIELLEQIRGRQSIIIMNKMDLTPQVERDVLLRYIPEERLVPMSVKDDLGVDRLEDAISTLFFSGKLESADLTYVSNVRHIALLKKAKQSLVDAYEAAEQFIPIDMIQIDVRLAWEHLGEIVGDTAHDALIDQIFSQFCLGK, from the coding sequence CCGGGTCAGCGGCCCGGAAGCAGTGTCGGAGACGGAAAAGATTTTTCGCAGCAAAACCCCTTTAACTCAGGCAGCATCCCATACGGTTCATTATGGTCATATCATAGATCCGGCGAGCGGCGAGAAGATCGAGGAAGTGCTGGTTACGGTCATGCGGGCACCACGCTCATTCACAACAGAAGATGTCGTGGAGATCAGTGCGCATGGCGGTGTGGTGTCGGTAAAACGGGTCATGGACCTGCTGTTGCAGCTTGATATTCGTCTGGCTGAACCGGGTGAGTTCACGAAGCGTGCGTTCCTCAATGGGCGGATTGACCTGTCTCAGGCTGAAGGTGTCATGGATCTTATTCGTTCCAAATCGGACCGAGCTTTCTCGGTTGCATTGAAACAGGTTGAAGGTAAGCTATCCTCCAAACTGCGTGATCTACGATATACACTGGTGGAAACACTGGCTCATATTGAAGTGAATATCGATTACCCCGAGCATGATGTGGAGTCGTTAACGTCTGATTTTATTAAAGAAAAGTCCAGTCAGGTTATGACTGAAATCGATAAATTGCTTACCACAGCAGAGCAAGGAAAGATCCTGCGAGAAGGTATCACGACGGCTATTGTTGGACGACCTAACGTAGGTAAATCCTCATTGATGAATACACTTGCGCAAGACAATCGAGCTATCGTCACGGATATTCCAGGAACAACTCGTGACGTGATCGAGGAGTTCATTACGATTAATAATATCCCGCTGAAGTTACTTGATACGGCAGGAATCCGGGAAACGATGGACGTTGTAGAGAAGATCGGGGTAGAACGCTCTCGTTCTGCGGTAAGTGAAGCCGATCTGATCTTGATGGTTGTGAATGCTGCTGAGCCACTTCATCCCGATGAGATTGAATTATTGGAGCAAATCCGCGGTAGACAATCGATAATCATTATGAATAAAATGGACTTAACGCCACAGGTAGAACGTGACGTGCTGCTTCGTTACATTCCGGAAGAACGGCTTGTACCGATGTCGGTGAAAGATGATCTGGGTGTGGATCGACTGGAAGATGCCATCTCTACGTTATTCTTCAGTGGTAAACTGGAGTCGGCAGATCTGACCTATGTCAGTAACGTGCGTCATATTGCTTTGCTCAAAAAAGCGAAGCAGTCCCTGGTGGATGCCTATGAAGCGGCAGAGCAGTTTATTCCGATCGATATGATCCAGATTGATGTTCGTTTAGCGTGGGAGCATTTGGGCGAGATTGTTGGAGATACAGCACATGATGCATTAATTGATCAGATTTTCTCCCAGTTCTGTCTAGGAAAGTAA